TCCTCTTCTCCttcgtcttcttcttcttctccttcttgATATCATGTGTTGCACGGTGAACTTTATGCTCATCTATGTTCTTAAATTGTAAGCCGCATACTCCGCATCGCCAACCCGATGTATCCTTCAAATCCTCCCTGCTGGCTGTACTGTTATCTGGGATCCACGCATAGGGCATTTTTCCGCGGGCCCTGCAATTTCCAACTCAaatcaaattcatcaaaatcaAATCATTTCCAACTCAaataaaaatcatcaaaatcaaatcatttccaactcaaatcaaaatcatcaaaatcaaatTTCACCGGTAATTTTGACTTCTTCACTAAATTAATATGTATTCGATTACAACTTATATTGCAGCTTTGAATTGTtgaaactagattttagcccgtgcgatgcacgatttctattaaattgttacgttaaaataaaactcttaCATATATCAACTGATATCttgtatatattagattaaattgtttttttttattttggattgaatttcattttagatttattttaattattataatgtttgattttggatgaaattgtatataagaaatattaataattatttaataaaaatatttacgtggcacctaattatttatctacgtggcattcgactttttaattcaaaaataattttgaagtcttatttttcattagccGAAACATtcgatttcctacgtggcgctctaatattggattaatgtttgattttggattgaattttattttagattagtgtttgcgttttgatgaattttattttaaatctattttttaattattagagcttttgattttggatggaattgtatatattagtaattaattaatttaaatatctacgtggcacgtaattaattatctacgtggcactcgattttttaattcaaaaataaattagaaatcttatttttcattggccgaaaccattagtaatcctaggtggcgctctaatagtgTAACAcactaataattccttgcttttataaaaccattttccaacttaaaataaaggaattactaaagtattaccgccaccgtgataacggttaaggctattaccagaattacgcagcggaattttaaaaacataattaatgtaatatcgacgcctcctacaatttggaaccataatggcccaaaacccaaaatgtaaataattcaaacatttcaaacataattaaaatattaaataaaatagtttcaaagaacgaaaacatgcaactctctcaatcatcccaagccacatgatttcgatcgtacttgatctaccaacctgctatattattctactccccaacaatgcaagtgcaaatgatggatcgtcatagggtcattaaggcaaaggccatgaccagaaacacacaaagcacgtagtcagcaaaagctgagtacttacaagaatagggtgattgaaattaaaacatgcatcactcactaagtagtaatcaacatgcaaaagccatataataattaacaaccaatcatgagtTACAAtttacaagactcgactcttgactcgactcttgactcacaatttaattagaataagcttcgaacaggccaaaagaataatccacaaagggaaaaggtgatgggagccaaccatacaccaatataataataataataaaatcgggccataccgagtgtcgggccataccgacggaattcctgcgcataatataaatgaaacaatgtcttgtatcattagtaggagtacgagctttccggcaagactccccccattgtttatACTCAAGGTAtttacgttccaagagttttgaagcttgttctggttgcactttacgtttattaatattttattaaaggcgaactcaagattcgacaacatgcatacatacaattaataaacaacaaccaaaataaatcttattttaatgctttaggacttgtgatcaaccaagcaagacacttgtgatattactaccatgttcctcctcaccaaagtgagactccacattatgcacattaacatgagggttgtgcccttgcacgacaaatcctaattcatttcatacataatattcccaactgaaccctacatgtgcggtggcttacgtgagctaacccttcacatgtggtaaaataaatagtacgacgaggtacaaataaatggctcaaagtatgctagacatcccgtacaatagcatacaaacgaataatccatcccttgcatgtgaattgaaccatacatgcataaatattgaacaacatgattgacaatgtccggtatgcgaatatcattcataaatgattGTTTATGTATGTGAATTCTGGATGCTGGTGTGATATTACATTGCTAGGATAATGTTAAGTGAAGTTTCGAACGTAAAATAGAATATATTACTTACAGGTCGCGCTTTaggatggccaacaataatgacctagctgctgctattcgcctcttggcggaaaaactagcccaggaaagaactgagcgccccgattctgcaggggacatgtttgaaaggtttgcgaaagttaagccaccatacttcaaggggcaagcagacccgaccttcctagaacgctggattagggagtttgaaaaaCTATTTTGGGCGGTAAATTGtcctgaaaatatgaaagtaggccaagctgtcctttacctaaaagatgaggccgatctatggtggaaagaaaatagaactaagctaagtgttgttgaaggatttaattgggactcatttgttgttgcattgagggaaaagttttatcctccttttataacaaaacgaaaagcgcaggaattcataaaccttgggatggggagtatgaccatcgctgaatattatagcaaatttatagcgatGTCGAGGATCGCACCTGAAGTTGTAGCCACAGAAgagataaaggctcagaggtttgagcaagggttgaccgatgagttccagttgggattaggtggagaaatctttacctctttagataatgtgtatgAGAGAACCGTTCATATTTACGGTTTGCAGTCCATAAGGGACgcgaaaaatgttgttggggagaaaagaaaagagtttaatgtccaggaaaaccaagggaatttcaagaggaatatgaatgagaataggaatgaaaatggaaatggaaattttcgaggaggaaacagtcaggggcacaacaataggagtaaatccgagagagtgtatcactgcaagaggtgcaacaataaccaccctgggaaggactgtaaaggaaaattggtgaattgccactattgtcagaaaagggggcatagagagtttgagtgcttcattaagcacagaaaggaacaaaatagtaatggaggtgggaaccaagagaggtttaaccagtctggagatcaaaattcaaagcctggaggggcacaaaacaatcaagagaactataataagcctgcaaatgataacaacaaccaggataaggctccgggcaaactattcatgatgagtagaaatgaagctgaacgttctgcagacgtagttcatggtacttttttttaattaattttgtgctagttaaacattatttgattcggtagcaacttattctttcattttgtcatttgttattaaaagtctgaaattagtagattttgaatgtTTCATTTACCTGTTATTATGCCCACCGaggtaaccataaggtgtataagattatttaagaacttgcctttgaagacaaaagattgcgttttcccTTATGATTGgacaaaagtttaattttagggacctagatgtaattccaGGGACGGATTGACTAAGTTTTTCCAAGGCTAAGATAGACTGTGAAATTTAGAGAGTAATTTTAAGGAACCTTGTTGGGAAATTGACCTCAtgtagatgttttgagaagtccaagaacctttagttatttctgtaatgcgaGTGAGGAAATGGACGAATAGAGAGCGTGAGCTATTTTTTCTGTAGTGTGCTAGTTGGGAGTAAATAAGTTGgagtgaagatcgaggatgttcccagtgtgaatgaattcattgatgtgtttccgagtggaattgcgagtatgtcaccaactagagcatttgagttcactatagagttaaatcctgaaacgacacctatatctgAAACACCGTAtagcaaggaatgagaaagagcatggtAAACACTTGAGAGTtattttggagacgcttagaaagaatctagttttatatggatgaagtatacaaatcttgaagtcatgtggGTATAAGTGACACTGGCGGAatagtgaaggactaaattgattgaaaactacgttacttaagggaataaatttaagagaagattcgagtggtccaggatcgttagaaatcatttggcatcttaaaaagatgaaaagaaatatatgaattggtgaaagagctaggggttgtgcccaaaagttatacatatCCATGAAAGGCATaatgaggtttggtaaaaaggaaaagttgaccagaaggagtctctgtagatcctgctaagattagagaggtgagtgagtgacctattccAATAACGTGTATGTATCTAAAGTTTTctaggcctagatgaccattataggatgttgtgaaagacttttcgaagagagaaaaaccattgaccaacttgttgaaaaaggaatcgaaattcaagtgaagtgagaaatgtgaggaagctttttAGATTTAGCttttgtcgcgtcaattgaaaccttataaggctaattaccaaacccatgacctagagttagctgttatggtgttatctacgaatatttggagacattacctttatagagcaacatgtaagatccttaccgagaacaaaagtctgaaattttggcaataaggtccagttgaatctttgggacaacattgaaaatgaatatttctttccaccctgcaaccgatagacagattgagattactaacggaatttatgttgaaaaccggtgttattgactttaagggtaattgggaaggccacctaggttcgattgaattttcgtgcatcaatagttaccatgcaagcattacgatgtcacatgttgaggcactgtatggaaagaattgtagaagtcttacttgttggaatgagtttagtgagaatattgtattgaggacataattcgttgaggaagaaatacccaaagttattccctgagatgagttacgagggcgtaactcgttttatttaagaggggtagaatgcgatataaATTCGCGCTTCTTACCTaattttatggtgtttttatgcatttttatgcttattttagcaaattatacatgtcgatgcaagtaaatagattctccgcgtaagaaaaaggtgttcatgagtaattcaagaaactttaagttggcaaaagagtgtacATAAATGCCACAAGTACTTCTACAGTAAGAATAAGTTcaaaagtttggaaagatatgtgaattttcgtgtcaagtttcgggacgaaacttcttttaagaggggtagattgtaatcccccgtaattttataaatcttattaatacattttaacgtatagttaattatatttaaatagaatttacgaattttagaaataaaaatgtaattaacgaatatttatttttatacgttttaaatatttcaacgatttatgaaattaaaataattttagaatttcatgttgaaaataaatcgaattacaaaaccgattgaatttagagaacgttcctaatcgattttggaatgaaatcctaaaactaagttcctaattctagcccacttTGGTAAAGCCCATTGTGATAAACCTAAACCCCCATAATCTCAtctcacgtgaaaccaaagaaacaacaaaagaaaaatctcTCTCCTTCATCCTTCACCCTTCACGTGAACCCTCAAACCCTCAAACCTTGCAGCCGCCAGCCACCAGCCACCGCACACCGCCTGCACCACCCTCGCCGTCGGCGTCTCCTCCTTCGTCCGGTAAACCTCCCTCCTCTCTTATCTCTTTCGTTCTCCTCCGTTCTCCTTCTCCTCTCACGTTTTCCTTTTCGTGATTGGTTTTCCTTTCGTTCCTCTCCTCCTTAATGCTCGTGGTTTTGTGCAGCAACCACCACCCACCTACGAAACTGACCGCGACAGCCACCGTCCTGTGTCGTCGCCGACCAACCAGCACCAACTTCGCAATCCTTCCACACGCAAACAGTCCTCCCTTTGGCTTGCTCCTTGCTCACGGCACCACCACCAACGACCCGAGCAACCCTCGCTGCCACCATCGACAGCCGCCACCGCCGCTGCCGCGCCATCTCCGACCGCCGTCCAACCActcttcattctttcttttggttaattcttaacccttaaattaattaatgttttaattacgttttaatgatttaattatgtttcttgaatttaaattataggttttatgatttgattatgaatttcaagaattatatgtttgcataattagattattaatttcagattatataaatgcattgaactattaatttttaattatttaaagaatgaattttaaggtttttaatgatttaaatcatggtaggatgtttaggaattattaaatttattgtttttatgatttcaaacatgttaattatgtttcggagtagtttgaaagtagttatattgctggaaatttaaagtatgatgctttgaagagttttcaacgaatttcaataattaatataataattatgatgctagaaatcaaatattcaagtttcgatattgga
This genomic stretch from Spinacia oleracea cultivar Varoflay chromosome 3, BTI_SOV_V1, whole genome shotgun sequence harbors:
- the LOC130469258 gene encoding uncharacterized protein; the protein is MANNNDLAAAIRLLAEKLAQERTERPDSAGDMFERFAKVKPPYFKGQADPTFLERWIREFEKLFWAVNCPENMKVGQAVLYLKDEADLWWKENRTKLSVVEGFNWDSFVVALREKFYPPFITKRKAQEFINLGMGSMTIAEYYSKFIAMSRIAPEVVATEEIKAQRFEQGLTDEFQLGLGGEIFTSLDNVYERTVHIYGLQSIRDAKNVVGEKRKEFNVQENQGNFKRNMNENRNENGNGNFRGGNSQGHNNRSKSERVYHCKRCNNNHPGKDCKGKLVNCHYCQKRGHREFECFIKHRKEQNSNGGGNQERFNQSGDQNSKPGGAQNNQENYNKPANDNNNQDKAPGKLFMMSRNEAERSADVVHGGEFSVGDF